From a region of the Ovis aries strain OAR_USU_Benz2616 breed Rambouillet chromosome 2, ARS-UI_Ramb_v3.0, whole genome shotgun sequence genome:
- the LOC132659252 gene encoding spermatogenesis-associated protein 31E1-like, whose amino-acid sequence MEPLEETVSAISPAPLTQDPVPLASTLSAEPEDRSNLENIPFGTVAKSSPPGNSFLASTISAMANLGLFTSYSISFLSCWWDTTKTLFFPTSSQSKSWKEDLSPHSTKAPSLGGNIDKHVEIGSPSFINHDVQKLLEILITKRVELRICKEGKKDRSFSEQMSPDYHLNTSGNMWKSLGTEQDITTPQSFWNVNDKPEQLPEPQQLLHPESLRDHIEQKYSQLFWGLPSLHSESLVAAALVPESSSQSQAPFILFNGISNVFPVSVQPGIPLSLSQDPLLPCAGAQPQPFTQNLPMYQPPSMVQIQGQPYLPSPLLFRPTYSSPQVSTCGLYYFPFQNNPLYLTPTETQSLEYPLLQKQLKTEMPLPSVNKRSQEVFSQLIPNCPQDTGEPQPQRLVPGPHGDLIKSDLQKQHLQKKPMEDQLKGRRLRSIHLSLQLSSSQCQFLVTYQAQGKQGSWQLTAFRGKRSQDTQKTRSKCPRRSHRRSQMKFQLETDFSEGLRPCLRGILKDPSRSSFLKKFLQTNSEKESERYLLRPSKSDLLRPSKSDSRNYLLGGPEKKHLEKVLKAHLDKKLRQIDQGLIPVTVRRSWLAATHASSKTHLHKEIRTLASLKHWKPRINISHEISFLSPSIQQMLEAHIIRFRIRHRWDTSKQGSEPINLKPSEAQPSPLPTSTFSLSAIWQPGPQSKTNVSKFLGKPQPHQGKQMITKASVPSLGSPLPAPIPARWDIQRALGKTSHGDSRGPSEAPLTGQKGRPPCQMPAPNLKGRTRQSGTVLRARKSSLKPSLKREESWGWLSKYPCHNALILDMGLKSQSSRSKQKAKEDPAWEIFLGPTVPVNFQTSNMDLRRSDEPVTKKTLPPPTNAVGRYSKEPRFKTQVAGKFEFGSNLESENQLQGQATGDLLQQSHTDVLLQDYTTGMLLQDFATNLLLQDPHTDVFLAADILASHRSSSQMEHASGDTPASQVPYDLKASAQSTQKQQKFQKPKDPFKSQREMLAPTEEWRDFQSFQPGEHEEVRSIQRPQTPRKPKVRDPRKGLSASADDGETCEKLEPEEDRETISQGKMFAPTEERRGFKRPQQEEDEDMKSKREMLTIIDEWRKASRLQSRGKQKPKVRDPCKGPFASIQEERICENLELEEDEEINSQIAMCPPAGEWWSFNKPLPRGHQETESQSKIFTSTEACRAFKGFQPGEPEEMKSQRERLTPAEEWKSIRRLQPGEQDPGSRQRQEKKQEPRKPKVRDPCKGPFASIDEGEVCERPESEEDEEMNSQSAMCPPAGEWRGFKKPPPKRHEETKSSSEMLTSPEDYRAFKGPQPRKSEEAKSQKMITPAEEWRSVRRLQPGEEWRSVRRLQPGEHEIASRQRPQKPRKPKVRDPCKGPFASVDEGEVCERPESEEDEEMNSQSAMCPPAGEWRGFKKPPPKGHEETKSSSEMLTSPEDYRAFKGPQPRKSEEAKSQKMITPAEEWRSVRRLQPGEHEIASRQRPQKPRKPKVRDPCKGPFASVDEGEVCERPKPEEDEEMHSQSRMLAPPDERKGNWRPKLGQYEERLSGLRASHTSVMSQSPQARETESLGSKYLHFSPEEERLLAESYLKKRMRHFLQCLSPNKKDKQIEETFQKGRPASAAAQCQEQIKDKFIVDGKIIDPEVIGTVVGQILVEKLGLQQGTNASEVNHHREQLQALEGGHSHHHRTLSSSEQRKMLKNPVHSHQANPKDHRHLSKIRHTRDRGDRWAFPPREPESSVRPCQHGPRVERDSEDLHHWPICWPQRCVSSGQ is encoded by the coding sequence ATGGAGCCTTTGGAGGAAACTGTTTCTGCCATATCCCCAGCTCCTCTGACCCAGGACCCTGTGCCTTTGGCCTCCACCTTGTCAGCAGAACCTGAAGACAGATCCAACTTGGAGAATATCCCATTTGGTACTGTTGCCAAGAGCTCCCCTCCAGGTAACTCTTTTTTGGCATCTACCATCTCGGCCATGGCAAACCTTGGCCTCTTCAcaagctactccatttctttcctGTCCTGCTGGTGGGACACTACCAAGACCTTGTTCTTTCCCACCTCATCACAGAGCAAGTCCTGGAAAGAAGACCTGTCCCCCCACTCAACAAAGGCCCCATCCTTGGGGGGCAATATAGACAAGCATGTAGAGATTGGTAGCCCCTCATTTATCAACCATGATGTCCAAAAGCTGCTGGAGATCCTAATCACCAAGAGAGTAGAGCTGAGGATTTGTAAGGAGGGGAAAAAGGACAGGTCATTCTCAGAGCAAATGAGCCCAGACTACCATCTGAACACTTCAGGGAATATGTGGAAATCACTGGGTACTGAGCAGGACATCACAACCCCTCAATCTTTTTGGAACGTGAACGACAAACCAGAGCAGCTACCTGAGCCACAGCAGCTTTTACATCCTGAGAGTCTGAGGGATCACATAGAGCAGAAATACAGCCAGCTCTTCTGGGGTCTCCCCTCTCTGCACAGTGAGTCCCTGGTGGCAGCTGCCCTTGTCCCCGAGAGCTCCTCTCAATCACAGGCACCCTTTATTTTATTCAATGGAATCTCTAATGTCTTTCCAGTCTCAGTTCAACCAGGAATACCTTTAAGTCTTTCCCAGGACCCACTCTTGCCCTGTGCTGGGGCCCAACCCCAGCCTTTCACTCAAAACTTGCCTATGTACCAGCCCCCATCTATGGTTCAGATCCAAGGCCAGCCCTACctcccatctcctctcctcttcAGACCAACTTATTCTTCACCCCAGGTGAGTACCTGTGGGCTCTACTATTTTCCATTTCAGAACAACCCACTATATTTAACCCCAACTGAAACTCAAAGTTTGGAGTACCCCTTGTTGCAGAAGCAGCTGAAAACTGAGATGCCTTTACCCTCTGTGAACAAGAGATCACAGGAAGTCTTTAGCCAACTCATTCCCAACTGTCCCCAGGACACTGGGGAGCCCCAACCCCAAAGGTTAGTCCCTGGTCCTCATGGAGACTTAATCAAATCTGATCTCCAGAAGCAACATCTTCAAAAGAAGCCCATGGAAGATCAACTCAAGGGGAGACGGCTCCGCAGCATCCACCTGTCTCTACAACTGAGTTCATCTCAGTGCCAATTCCTAGTGACTTATCAGGCCCAGGGCAAGCAAGGATCCTGGCAGCTGACTGCTTTTAGAGGCAAAAGGAGCCAAGACACCCAGAAGACAAGGTCCAAGTGCCCTAGGAGATCCCATCGAAGGAGTCAGATGAAGTTCCAGCTAGAAACAGATTTTAGCGAGGGTCTAAGGCCATGTCTGAGGGGTATCTTGAAAGATCCCTCCAGGTCCAGCTTCCTCAAGAAGTTTCTGCAAACGAACTCTGAGAAGGAGTCAGAAAGATACTTGCTGAGGCCCTCAAAGAGTGACTTGCTGAGGCCCTCGAAAAGTGACTCCAGAAATTACTTACTCGGTGGCCCAGAAAAGAAACATCTAGAAAAAGTCTTAAAAGCCCATTTAGACAAAAAATTGAGGCAAATtgatcagggtttgatccctgtgacAGTGCGTCGATCCTGGCTTGCCGCCACCCATGCTTCTTCTAAGACCCACCTTCACAAGGAAATCAGAACTCTAGCATCCTTGAAGCATTGGAAACCCCGTATAAATATCTCCCAtgagatttctttcctcagtccAAGCATTCAACAAATGCTGGAAGCACATATCATAAGGTTTCGGATAAGGCACAGGTGGGACACGTCCAAGCAGGGCTCTGAGCCTATAAATCTCAAACCATCTGAGGCTCAACCCTCGCCCCTTCCAACATCCACATTTTCCCTCTCAGCCATCTGGCAACCTGGGCCACAGTCAAAAACCAATGTTTCTAAGTTCTTAGGAAAACCTCAGCCCCATCAGGGAAAGCAAATGAtaacaaaagcatcagttccctCCCTGGGGAgtcccctcccagctcccatACCTGCAAGGTGGGATATCCAGAGGGCCCTGGGAAAGACTTCACATGGTGACAGTCGTGGGCCCTCAGAGGCCCCACTGACTGGACAGAAGGGCAGGCCACCTTGTCAGATGCCTGCACCCAACCTCAAGGGTAGAACCCGGCAGAGTGGGACGGTCCTGAGGGCCAGGAAAAGCAGCCTAAAACCCAGTCTCAAAAGGGAAGAGAGTTGGGGTTGGCTCTCAAAATATCCCTGCCATAACGCATTAATACTGGACATGGGCTTAAAGTCCCAATCTTCAAGGTCCAAACAGAAGGCCAAGGAGgaccctgcctgggaaatcttctTGGGTCCCACTGTGCCAGTCAACTTCCAAACCAGTAACATGGATCTGAGGAGATCAGATGAGCCAGTCACCAAGAAAACTCTGCCACCACCCACAAACGCAGTTGGCCGATATTCAAAGGAGCCACGTTTTAAAACACAGGTGGCTGGTAAATTTGAGTTTGGAAGCAACTTAGAATCAGAGAACCAGCTTCAAGGCCAGGCCACTGGTGACCTCCTGCAACAGTCTCACACTGATGTCCTGCTGCAAGACTATACCACTGGCATGCTCCTCCAGGACTTTGCCACCAACCTGCTCCTTCAAGACCCTCACACTGATGTGTTCCTTGCTGCAGACATTTTGGCTTCTCACAGGTCAAGTTCCCAGATGGAACATGCTAGTGGGGACACACCAGCTTCACAGGTGCCATACGACCTCAAAGCGAGTGCACAGAGCACccagaaacaacagaaattccaAAAGCCAAAGGACCCCTTTAAGAGCCAGAGAGAGATGCTGGCTCCAACCGAAGAATGGAGGGACTTTCAGAGTTTCCAACCAGGAGAACATGAAGAAGTGAGGAGTATCCAGAGACCACAGACACCCAGGAAACCCAAAGTGAGGGACCCACGTAAGGGCCTGTCTGCCTCAGCTGATGATGGGGAGACTTGTGAGAAGCTCGAGCCAGAAGAAGATAGAGAAACCATCAGCCAAGGCAAGATGTTTGCTCCAACTGAGGAGAGGAGAGGTTTTAAGAGACCCCAGCAAGAAGAGGATGAAGACATGAAGAGCAAGAGGGAGATGCTCACCATAATTGATGAATGGAGGAAGGCTAGCAGGCTCCAATCAAGAGGAAAGCAGAAACCAAAAGTGAGGGATCCTTGTAAGGGCCCATTTGCCTCAATTCAGGAGGAGAGGATCTGTGAAAACCTCGAATTAGAAGAGGATGAAGAAATAAACAGCCAAATTGCGATGTGTCCCCCAGCTGGGGAGTGGTGGAGTTTTAACAAACCCCTACCAAGAGGACATCAAGAAACTGAAAGCCAGAGCAAGATATTCACCTCAACTGAAGCCTGTAGGGCTTTTAAGGGATTCCAACCAGGCGAGCCTGAAGAAATGAAGAGCCAGAGGGAGAGGCTTACCCCAGCTGAAGAGTGGAAGAGTATTAGGAGACTCCAACCAGGAGAACAAGACCCGGGGAGTCGTCAACGGCAAGAGAAAAAACAGGAACCCAGGAAGCCAAAAGTGAGGGACCCTTGTAAGGGCCCGTTTGCCTCAATTGATGAGGGGGAGGTCTGTGAGAGGCCTGAATCAGAAGAGGATGAAGAAATGAATAGCCAAAGTGCGATGTGTCCCCCAGCTGGGGAGTGGAGAGGCTTTAAGAAGCCCCCACCAAAAAGACATGAAGAAACCAAAAGCAGCAGTGAGATGCTCACCTCACCTGAGGACTACAGGGCTTTTAAGGGACCCCAACCCAGAAAGTCTGAAGAAGCAAAGAGCCAGAAGATGATAACCCCAGCTGAGGAGTGGAGGAGTGTTAGGAGGCTCCAACCAGGAGAGGAGTGGAGGAGTGTTAGGAGGCTCCAACCAGGAGAACATGAAATAGCAAGTCGTCAACGGCCACAGAAACCCAGGAAGCCAAAAGTGAGGGACCCTTGTAAGGGCCCGTTTGCCTCAGTCGATGAGGGGGAGGTCTGTGAGAGGCCTGAATCAGAAGAGGATGAAGAAATGAATAGCCAAAGTGCGATGTGTCCCCCAGCTGGGGAGTGGAGAGGCTTTAAGAAGCCCCCACCAAAAGGACATGAAGAAACCAAAAGCAGCAGTGAGATGCTCACCTCACCTGAGGACTACAGGGCTTTTAAGGGACCCCAACCCAGAAAGTCTGAAGAAGCAAAGAGCCAGAAGATGATAACCCCAGCTGAGGAGTGGAGGAGTGTTAGGAGGCTCCAACCAGGAGAACATGAAATAGCAAGTCGTCAACGGCCACAGAAACCCAGGAAGCCAAAAGTGAGGGACCCTTGTAAGGGCCCGTTTGCCTCAGTCGATGAGGGGGAGGTCTGTGAGAGGCCCAAACcagaagaagatgaagaaatgCATAGCCAAAGCAGGATGTTGGCCCCACCTGATGAGAGGAAGGGCAATTGGAGGCCCAAATTGGGACAGTATGAAGAAAGGCTTTCAGGACTAAGAGCTTCTCATACCAGTGTGATGAGCCAGTCTCCTCAGGCGAGGGAAACAGAGTCTCTTGGGAGCAAATACCTTCATTTCTCACCAGAAGAGGAACGACTTTTAGCAGAAAGCTACTTGAAAAAAAGGATGAGGCACTTTCTGCAGTGTCTTAGCCCcaataaaaaagacaaacaaatagAAGAAACCTTTCAAAAAGGCAGGCCTGCATCAGCGGCTGCTCAGTGCCAGGAACAAATCAAAGACAAATTCATTGTAGATGGCAAGATTATTGATCCTGAGGTGATTGGAACAGTTGTTGGACAAATCCTGGTAGAGAAATTGGGTCTTCAACAAGGAACCAACGCCTCAGAAGTAAATCACCACAGAGAACAGCTTCAGGCCCTAGAGGGTGGGCATTCCCATCACCACAGGACTCTCTCTTCCTCAGAACagagaaaaatgttgaaaaaccCAGTGCACAGTCACCAAGCCAATCCCAAGGACCACAGGCATCTTAGCAAGATCAGGCATACCAGAGACAGGGGTGACAGGTGGGCCTTCCCACCCAGGGAGCCAGAGTCCTCAGTCAGACCCTGCCAGCATGGTCCAAGGGTGGAAAGGGACTCAGAGGACCTGCACCATTGGCCAATATGCTGGCCTCAAAGATGTGTCTCCTCTGGTCAATAG